The Verrucomicrobiota bacterium sequence GGCCTGGGCGGCGGCAGCGGTAATGCGGCGACCACCCTGCTTGGGTTGAATCAACTTTTCGGCCAGCCGTTGAAGGCGCAACAACTTCACGCGCTCGCGGCGGCGCTGGGGTCGGATGTGCCCTTCTTTCTCCAAACCAACCCGGCGCTGGCCACCGGGCGGGGGGAAAAGGTCGAGTCTTTGGAGACTTTTCCGGTACTGAACCAGTTGGCGCTGCTTTTGATTCATCCCGGTTTCGGCATTGCCACCGCTTGGGCCTATAGGGAGTTGGCACGTTTCCCCGAGGCGCTTCAGGGTCGTCCGGGGCGCGCCCGCCACTTGATTTCGCTCCTGCGCCAGGGGGATTTGCGGGCGGCCAGCGCCGAATTTTATAATTCCCTGGAAGCTCCCGCTTTGAACAAATACCCGGTGCTGGGCTTATACCAGGAATTCTTGAAAGCGCACGGTGCGGTGGCCAGTTTGATGTCTGGCAGCGGTTCCACCACGTTTGCCCTGATCCCCACCGTGTCCCAAGCCAGGGAGGTGGAGGATCAGTTCAAAGCCCGGTTTGGCACGGCCGGGTGGACGGCGGTGGTGGCGTTGTCCGGCACCTGAATTTTGGTGGTCTCTCGGTTCCGGTATCGTCCGCCCAATATTTATTTTGCCATGAGTTGCCCGCCAAACGAGTTAACGGTACCGCCGCCCGATCGTCATTATCTGGATGCCACGGTGGGTTGGCTGATGCTCGGCAATTACCCGGAAGCGTGGGGGGAATTTCAACAGATCGCGCCCGGCTTTCGTCAGCATCCCGAGGTGCTCGAAACGGAATGGCGGCTGTTGGCGGCGGAGAAACGCTGGGAAGACAGTCTGCGCGTTGCCGGGCAGTTGATTCAGCTTTATCCCGCAGACGTCTCCGGTTGGATTGATCGTTCCTTTGCCCTGCATGAACTCAAGCGCACCCGGGATGCCTGGGAGCACTTGCTGCCGGTGGTGGATCGCTTTCCGAACGAACCCGTCATCCCGTACAACCTGGCCTGCTACGCCTGTCAAATGGGTGATTTTGCGGTGGCCCGCCGCTGGTTGAAGCGGGCCTTTGAGCTGGAAAAGCAGATGGAGAGCAAGGTGTTTCGTGGCGGGCAGGCGTTGGATGATCCCGATCTCCAGCCATTATGGAATGAAATTCCGGACCTGTTGGAGTAGGGGCGGATGCGGCGGGTTGGATACGGTGGAATTTTCGCATTGAGTTTTCCGATTTTGGTGGCACTAATTACTTCCATGTTGAAACGCACACCGTTGTTTGCGGCCCACCAAAAACTGGGGGGCAAGTTAATTGAGTTCGGCGGCTGGGAAATGCCAGTCCAATACACCAGTATTATGGACGAGCACCATTGCGTCCGGCGCGCGGCGGGGTTGTTCGATATCAGCCACATGGGCGAAGTGCTTGTCGGGGGGCCCGGAGCGGTGGATTTCCTCAATGGCGTGTTGACCAATGATCTCCGCAAACTCGAGGTGGGGCAGGGGCAGTACACGCTGATGTGCAACGAGCAGGGTGGCGTGTTGGACGACCTGTATGCGTATCGGGTGGGCGAACGGGATTATTGCCTGATCGTCAATGCCTCCCGGATTGAAGTGGATGTGGCCTGGTTGGTGGCGCAGTGGGATAAGTTTCCGCGCCGCGCCATTGTGAAATTGGAGAATGTTTCGGCCAAAGCCGGGGCGGTGGCCGTGCAAGGTCCACGCGTGGCGGAATTTGTGGATGCCTGTTTCCCGGGGCCCTCCCAGGGTGGCCGGTCCGTGGCCCGCGCCACGGAATTAAAGAAAAACCAAGTCACCCGGTTTGAAAGCCGGGGCATCCCGATCTGGGTCGCAC is a genomic window containing:
- the ispE gene encoding 4-(cytidine 5'-diphospho)-2-C-methyl-D-erythritol kinase, which codes for MRVSLASPCKVNLILNILGKRPDGFHELETVMQPVPLHDGLHFETASHSVALTCDHPDLPTGPDNLVHRAATAFLAEAGITGGVRIHLEKRIPMAAGLGGGSGNAATTLLGLNQLFGQPLKAQQLHALAAALGSDVPFFLQTNPALATGRGEKVESLETFPVLNQLALLLIHPGFGIATAWAYRELARFPEALQGRPGRARHLISLLRQGDLRAASAEFYNSLEAPALNKYPVLGLYQEFLKAHGAVASLMSGSGSTTFALIPTVSQAREVEDQFKARFGTAGWTAVVALSGT
- a CDS encoding tetratricopeptide repeat protein, producing the protein MSCPPNELTVPPPDRHYLDATVGWLMLGNYPEAWGEFQQIAPGFRQHPEVLETEWRLLAAEKRWEDSLRVAGQLIQLYPADVSGWIDRSFALHELKRTRDAWEHLLPVVDRFPNEPVIPYNLACYACQMGDFAVARRWLKRAFELEKQMESKVFRGGQALDDPDLQPLWNEIPDLLE
- the gcvT gene encoding glycine cleavage system aminomethyltransferase GcvT — translated: MLKRTPLFAAHQKLGGKLIEFGGWEMPVQYTSIMDEHHCVRRAAGLFDISHMGEVLVGGPGAVDFLNGVLTNDLRKLEVGQGQYTLMCNEQGGVLDDLYAYRVGERDYCLIVNASRIEVDVAWLVAQWDKFPRRAIVKLENVSAKAGAVAVQGPRVAEFVDACFPGPSQGGRSVARATELKKNQVTRFESRGIPIWVARTGYTGEDGFEVFTATGLIEQIWNKLLELGKPFGIKPTGLGARDTLRTEMGYPLYGHELDEQTTPIEAGLGRFVSLDKGEFIGRAVLAGQVAGGIKKQCVAFRMVDKSAPPRPQYPIWSTDGAAAPVGVVVSGTQSPSLNVGLGMGYVPPAVAKLGTRIDIEIRGKRFAAEVAAKPLYQRPPAGLPHR